The Biomphalaria glabrata chromosome 7, xgBioGlab47.1, whole genome shotgun sequence region ttattaacaaattgtgtatttttgtttatcgattcatgttttgttaagtacaataaatagtggcttaaagtatcaacttgatcggagaatgcctggaggagagagaaatagcgttaacaagaATGTAAGGGGAGTAAACCCAGCAAATTTAGCCACACATGTGAAttctgaaggattagtttcccttgttggcatcaaacaaaataattaattaccaataattaattgattaattggttaCTCTTTTTTTAGTGATTCCTGTATTGTCTatgaaatgaataattgttaaaatttcaacttgatccgagaatgggtgtggtagaaataaagtgtacatactttttaccagacagacaaacagacaaagtgaattggtataagctttgtgaaaagagaaagaaagagaatgaaagaaagcaagaccagagagagagagaagagataaaatgacagagaaagaaagggattataattgagagagagagagagagagagagagagagagagagagagagagagagaaagaacctCTCTAGATTGTTTATAAGCAAATTGAATATCTTCAACTATTAAAACATTGCCGTTCacttgtttgtatttttgtattcaCAGATTGTAATCTGAACTGAATGGCAGGGACCCAGACAGTGTTCGTGGACTTCGGAGACCTCGATAACAATTTGTTTGGAAGAAAAACTTGAAACCAATCAAAACCTAAGATGTGTCTCTACCACTAAGTGTTAGTCTCGTGGACGTATAGTTGTCTAGATGATCTCAAAACAATGTAAAATATCAtcaattataaaaaacaaaacaaaaactgaacTTTAATATAGACGAACAAATTTGATTGGACGATAAATACGTGATTGGGGAGATTTGCAGCTAATCATGATGTTCCAGCTAATTGATTCCTTAAAGTTTAGGAATCCTCTGCTGggaaagataatttacttcaatGCAATACGCCAAGGCAAGTTAACGGAATGATTGCGGCCATCTTAGATGTAACAAGCCCTGAAAAACAATCCCCGTTGCCTGGCAACTCACTGCTACGGTAGCCTCAGACAAGCGGACGTTGAGATACTATGTATCTGGGGAGTTCCGGCGGCATCAACGACACGGGGGGTGACCAAAACTGCTCGCTGCCTGATTCGCGCGAGGAGGATGTGATGTGCTGCTGGGGGACCATCGTGGCTTACTACGTGCAGCCAGTCGTCTGCGTCTTTGGCATTGTGGGTAATCTCCTCAACTTGACCATACTAACCAGGTAATTTGACTTTTGTGCCTTGGGTTGCTGTTCTCTTTTTTAGGGAGTTGTCAAAAGTTTAGTAAAAcgtatttacaaaacaaaaccggTGTAAGAGTTTATGAATAAACCAAAAGCGAAGTACTGGAtgtatatctaaatctaatgggtacaaactataaatacatgtgtgatacaaaaaaaagtgtaatcGCTTCTTTTCCTTTGATAAACTGGgctgtagctgatctattgagtttgcagattttattttctttctattatTCGGCAGCATAACCCTTTATAAAGATActactagggggggggggggggcatgctTGGATGTAAGATCTGGATGCGAAGCATGGAAAGTATGTCTGGATGCAATGTCTGGAGGTTATGTCTCGATGCAAGTTCTGGATGCCAGGCCTGGATCTTCTGTCTGGATGCAAGTTCTGGATGCCAGGCCTGGATCTTCTGTCTGGATGCAAGTTCTGGATGCCAGGTCTGGATCTTCTGTCTGGATGCAAGTTCTGGATGCCAGCCCTGGATCTTCTGTCTGGATGCAAGTTCTGGATGTTATGTCTCGATGCAAGTTCTGGATGTTATGTCTCGATGCAAGTTCTGGATGTTATGTCTCGATGCAAGTTCTGGATGTTATGTCTCGATGCAAGTTCTGGATGTTATGTCTCGATGCAAGTTCTGGATGTTATGTCTCGATGCAATTTCTGGATGTTATGTCTCGATGCAAGTTCTGGATGTTATGTCTCGATGCAAGTTCTGGATGCCAGGCCTGGATCTTCTGTCTGGATGCAAGTTCTGGATGTTATGTCTCAATGCAAGTTCTGGATGCCAGGCCTGGATCTTCTGTCTGGGTGTAAGGTCTAAATGCCATGCCTGGAGGTTATGTCTCGATGCAAGTTCTGGATGCCAGGCCTGGATCTTCTGTCTGGGTGTAAGGTCTAAATGCCATGCCTGGAGGTTATGTCTCGATGCAAGTTCTGGATGCCAGGTCTGGATCTTATGTCTGGGTGCAAGGTCTAAATGCCATGCCTGGAGGTTATGTCTCAATGCAAGTTCTGGATGCCAGGCCTGGATCTTCTGTCTGGATGCCAGGTTTGGATGCCAGGCTTTGATGTTATGTTTAAATGCAAGGTCAGGATACCAGACCTTAATGTTATGTCGCGATGCAAGTTCTGGATGCAAGGCCTGGATCTTCTGTCTGGATGCAAGGTCAGGATGCCAGTCCTGTGTGTTATTTCTGGATGCAAGGTCAGGGTACCAGTCCTGGGTGTAATTTCTGGATGCAAGGTCAGGATCCCAGTCCTGGATGTTATTTCTGGATGCAAGGTCAGGATCCCAGCCCTGGATGTTATTTCTGGATGCAAGGTCAGGATCCCAGTCATGGGTGTTATTTCTGGATGCAAGGTCAGGATCCCAGTCCTGGGTGTTATTTCTGGATGCAAGGTCAGGATCCCAGTCCTGGGTGTTATTTCTGGATGCAAGGTCAGGATCCCAGTCCTGGGTGTTATTTCTGGATGCAAGGTCAGGATCCCAGTCCTGGATGTTATTTCTGGATGCAAGGTCAGGATTTCAGTCCTGGATGTTATTTCTGGATGCAAGGTCAGGATCCCAGTCCTGGATGTTATTTCTGGATGCAAGGTCAGGATCCCAGTCCTGGATGTTATTTCTGGATGCAAGGTCAGGATCCCAGTCCTGGATGTTATTTCTGGATGCAAGGTCAGGATCCCAGTCCTGGATGTTATTTCTGGATGCAAGGTCAGGATCTGGGTACTTGATCTGGACGCTGTGAAAACGAAAAGAATCATAAAAGCAGATTAGTGAatctgaaaaaataaaaataaatgtcaggGTCGCTGCTATGAATAGAGAAACCAGCATACGACAAAAACTACAATGACAACACCATTGTCTTTCATTCAGTGACATGGCGCATGTGCGGAACTGACAAATCAGATTATAAGACCAAATAATGTCCATCAGTTCTAATCAAACCTAAATAAATCTGCGTTCGACGTGCCTAAACTTTGCATATTTTATGAGCAGCACACATCAGCGCTCATTTCATAAAGTGCCCCATTTCCCAAGAAGGGACGCAACGTGGCCCGACTCTTTGTTCATGGCCATGAACAAGCGATTCAACTTATTATTCTGCCGAGTACTCTCCCATGAGAAACGCTTTCTGTGCTACTTctagtggtggggggggggggggcgtttggGAGGTGAATTTTATGTGGTCCGCTGATCAAGGCTACTAAATCGAGTTAGAtcagctatttaaaaaaaaaatctggcctTCGGGGTGAACATCAGTAGGACGAACGAATTGAAAAGCAATAATTAGACTACAAAGTTTATTTGACCATTGCTGTGAAAGCATAAGCGATTAACTGTAGTAGAAGAAAAGGGGGAGCAACTTTTACTTGCTAAACATTAACATAGTTGATGCCCTTGGGACGAACTATAAAGTGCATCCcgaacctaaaaaaaaaaaaaaaacgtttcgtatattaatattataattattttgttttcttttcattgtatagtatttttttctaatttctaaTGTTACATTGTCAATGACAATAAAAATGACTTTTATGCAGAGGTGTAGTTTACGAGAgtaatagggggggggggggcaaaatgcACGAGAGCCACCCTCAGGGGAGGCGCCTCACGCAGCCTATATTTGTATTGATTTTCCTGAAAAATCAGAGAGGGGGCGCCAATAGaagacagaagactcaaaagtaaagtagcaattatacattaaacattgaaccataatcttcaaatacaaaatctaataaaatactcagaaagacataaagataaaggcacattcctccttccatatgctaggacaaattggtacaaatgctccttcttccctagtgctattagagcatggaatgggttgcctgagctagccaggaaaaccagtgacttggcagaatttaagtcattggtcgATATGCTTGACTAaatacatgacgcgtaggacgtaatcatcttctttttttttttggaagtaacgtctgtattatataagataagataatataagaagaCTCATATACGTATTACGAATTgtaaaaaaggttacaaaaaaaaatgcatcgaTTCCCGTTTCATAAATAATATTCCTTCTGCTTTCCAAGTTGTAACCATTCCTATTTCATTGATacggacctttttttttccccaccgctaatcaaattaattttttccaCGCAACCAAACAGTTCAATGTGAATAGGAAACACGACAGGTTAACGTATTTGTCTAAAAAATTAGAATAGGGCAATAATACCACAAGTCCAAGTGTGTTTATATAGAGGGATGGGGTGCTAATAAAGTGCCGGGGGCCATGCTCGCTAGGCCTCCAAcccccttgggtctgactctcTTCTCAAGCTCGGAATAAAGAATGTCTTTGGAATTTTCAACCCCATCTTGCCTGGGGGGTGACATGTCAGAGCAAACAGTAATTATCTGTGTGTCAATAGAGCATAATTCTCATAGGTATGGATTCTTTGTGAtcttaataaacttttttttacagacaGACACACGAACGCACAAACACATGCCTGCATAAACacactgtcacacacacacacacactacatcGGTCAACATGGCCCAAGggagtggtggctgagtagtcaagcgcttggcttccaaaccgaggagtttcaggttcgaatctcgatgattACTCTGATCCCaattttcgggatttttagtccaccaaactctaatgggtacctgacattaataattgcaaatatctatataatttatagaaacttctgattcttatcacttaagGTGAAGAGGTTAAAGAAACATGGTCACAACATGttattctttaaagtttaaagtacaCGAAGATCATTCCtattggcaatatttcgaaacattcagtcaaagacacaaactcaagcCAGTAGTTATTGAATGCTTGGAAAAACTgcgttgaaagtgttgggtaggcttacAACAAGATGGCTAGTGTAACAACTAATGGAgcccgtgctttgactgagaaaaaatttttttttttaaattaaagaacaatatcccaaccataaactctataGGGGATatgtttgcacaaagctgcattgaatTTCAAACATATTATTGACCTATTGATCTCGTTCTTCAAGCTTATTATAGCAAGGGTTCTCAGTCTGTCAGTCACAGGCAGTTCCGAGAATGTACTTGATGATTTCGAATTTCGGTACTACGGTAATATCCGCTGGCCTATCAtgggcaaggtattgagaagaatatggaatctcaagaaagaaattgttaggttccttgaaggacattgactttgactttttttttactaatatttttaataaagctTGGAAGACAGGCTTCACTTTTTCATCGAaatatgaaatgtatgtgcatataaaaatcttttcaaacaaagttttCCCCATAgacataacaaaaaatatacactgaaaaaaggaaataacttcatgtaacttgaaaacatgtatatctattgttgtcggatttccgaattctgaaaagttgcatgatcttcagtgttagagattaaacaaaactacactgctgtataataaagtacacaaacatagacttatatatctactactagactggaaaccggaaataaattcttatccccGGCTGATCGTTCATGAACAttttgtagaaagttggatcaaggcgttgttttataaagtagtcaaagttgggtttttttccaccctaacctatgtaacatataattttattttttagatccagatctagtaattgattatcaaaaatacacacacaaaaatcacaatttattgttgcattcagtcttttgataaagaagattatgtatctaaaaattgcaaaataataattatgagacgagagtactcttatttttgatgttcatttactagatctagatctaaaaattaaattatatacttATATGCGGTCGTTCATTCGGAAAGGTTTTTtcttaatgcggccctcgacaGAAAAGGGTTGCCAACCCTTGCTCTAAACGAAAAAAACAATCGCCTCTCCTTCGAAATGTCATAAAAGTTCAACACGTTGTCAGGTGTGATTATTGTGATTAATTATACACACGCAGTAAAGCTGGACAAAACTATCAAGTCATGtgatcaatttatttttgttcttcTCACGTGGTTTCGTATCCCATCCCTAATGAGATTACAATTATACTAATTGGCAGGCGCGTTTTCAAATAACCGACAAAGCGAATGGCCGGCAACTCTCTTGGCCGTTGTCCAATGTGACTAATTTCTTGCTCCGGTCGTAACTTGTACAtacagaattttttaaaatatatataatatattaggtgtttttttttttcttcttctcattCTCAATTtcatgttggagtgttcatatgactaaaccaatatatgagatgaactgcgcagtggttttcaaatcagggagctctccttatagttttctttgtattggggtgttttggggccagtgtcttgtacgggcctcttggtaaagagagcagttttgaaggacatggtcagcattctctggtgacactccacatgggcagatttcactggttccaattttgagcttccggtacatatgttgtctcagtCTGATGTGTCTGTttctgagtcgaaagattagacattgatcttgtcgggatagcttataataggcatcatctttcctgtaattcggatgagagcttgtccatttctcatttattgtattcactattagtttcttcatttcttatgGATAGGGTGCAATggttgttctcccactcttggcgagtgtgtcagccttctcatttccttctagttctatatgtgctggtatccattgaataacagttgtgttgttgttttttttttttttttttgttgttgttgtttttttttttgctgtttttgaGCTTTCTAAGTGCTGTCCTGATGCGTTTTATAtaggaggaatcagagtttgCCAAGCAATTAGGTTTAAAATCTCAAGATCTATCTCGTTCATGCTATTTGggattggttttgtttttcatttagaCCGCTTCTTAAAGAACGTGGAAATGACGTAAGGCCTATTAATAATAAGTAGACTTGGGGAACAAGAAAAAATTTGCTTTAATAATACGGAAttcgtaattaaaaaaaaaaaaaaaaaaaaaaaaaaagaatgctttACATGTAGACTGCAACCTTtcgggaaataccgaaaataaaagaaaggttTGGTAGAGCTTGCGGTCTTTCGCGAATGGCGGTCACCAGGTTTGCGAATCTATCGAAAGCCATTCTTAGTGAGTGGTATTTCGCCTCGCTATACACAATATGCAACATCTAGGATTTAAAATCGTAAGCATATATAAATTGCATACAAAATACAGGTGGACAATTAAATGCATATTTACCTAACATTTTTATAcgctaaaaattaacatttccctttcagatcttgcgatctatggggcagatgatgtaaagttcatctgtttccgtgggccacggttaacgagtatgttatgtggccagtacaacgatcaaccgcctttacttctccCAAACTattgtctggtacccattagcgCTAAAgcgccctgaaaatcccgaaattaaatatcCCGGTCTTCACTAAGCATCGAACCCGGGatcctccggttcggaagccaagcgctttaaccctcggccaccgcgccttcaACATTTTCATATAGTCAatcatatatttttcttttcttttacagGCGTAAACTGCAAAAATCCTTCAGAACGCTGGAACACTCTGCAAACCTCTGTTTGATCTCATTGGCTGTGTCTGACCTTATGTTCTGCATCTTCGTTTTCCTTACGGCCTTTATACCGGTGAACTTCCTGGAGAGAGACAGCTTCTTGTATTACTACGCGAGATATTCCTACGCCGTCATCAACGTCTTCATTATGGAGAGCACCATGCTGACCGTGGCCATGTCGCTGGAGAGGTACATGGCCATCTGTCACCCGCTCAGACAGGACCTCTACCTCACAACCCGACGTATCAAGTACATCATCGTCTACACCTACGTCTTCTCCGTCCTCTTCAACCTCCCGGTCTGGTGGCGGTTCGAGCCTGTCACCGTCTGCGCCGCCAACGCCAGCATCGTCATTCCGGAAGACGGCAACCTCAGCTGCCCGTGCGTGGCGGCGGACTTTCGCCCGTTCAACTCAACACATTCCTCGGGTTTTTCGCCAGCTTTTTCCTCTTCGCCGCCCTTGTCTGCGTCGATAGGGGCACCGCAGCCTTCTCGGTATCTCTACAGGCACCGGAGGGTGCCCCTCTACGGCAGCCATGTTGCAGAAGTTTCGTACCGGATAGCCTGGGCGGTAGTGGGCAACTACGTGCCGCTCCTGCTCCTTGTCTACTTCAACTTCTGCTTGTGCCGAAAGATCTACCGCTCCTACACTCGCCGGAAGCACCTGGGGAGGATGGACCAGCCCCGGAGCTCCTCCCACATCTTGACGGTCACCCTGGTGGCGATCGTGGTCCTCTTTTTCATCTTGGTGGCGCCCACGGAGACCATCATCCATGTGATGGAGATGTCCAACAGCGAAGAGTCGTCGTCATCGGAGGCCATCCTGAACCTCATGCAGACGATCAACTTTTCTGTCAACTTCATCCTGTACTGCATCATCAGTCCCTACTTCCGGAAAACCTTGAAGTACATGGTCCTCTGTGGGTGCTATAACATATATCAGGTTTCTCGGAACTGGAAAAAAGAATTTGAAACATCGCTTATGTAAATGCTCTGTTACCAATTTAAATACTCACATATTTCTTGTTGGATTATTAGGACATGTGATATTTTACTCCCCACGTCATGGAATACTTCAATTttattatcacgtgactttttttcatatttttaagcATTTCTACATATTTCTATTTCGATATccaatttgtattttattattgttataattattattttgatattGCTGGTTTTCGACGCTATTTTTGAATACTGCTATAAATAACAGACTAGTTCCAAATCAAGAAACCGATTTGGGCAAAAAAATATCtagaaacttttattttatttggctTGAAATGCTTTTGGCAAATCTGGACACTTTTGATCTAAATTTCCTTTGATGTATTCCTTCAACCTCGTTTTGAACACGATATCAAACCTAAAAAATAGACACGTCTGCACTAAAGTGGAATGGATAATCTCCCTTGGTTCAACGGAGTAATGAGTTTCAATGAACTCACAGTGTGTGCATGATATGACTATTGGTAGCACACGGGTTGTGCTGAAggatgagtgtgtgtgtgtctgtgtgtgtgtgtgtaagaaaGTAAATGAACGTTTTCTTTTTCGGTATGTCACGGAATTAACAGAACTTTGATTGGGTAGCTCTAATGctcttttattttgatttgaaatAAGCTTGCAGTTCCACGATAGCATGAATataaggcagtgtttcccaaactgtgttccgtggaaccctaaagtgttccgcgaggcctgaataggtgttccacgaactattgaaataattaacgagtaggccaccacgtgactTAATCactctgaaaagaaaaaaaaaagcagcaaagtgttccgctaagtactcagaatgtgcgaagtgttccattaaggaaaaatgtttgggaaccactgctctaacACTGGCAGTAACGACCAGGTAaaggtacccctttcagactttttcAATTAgtaaaacattaaacatttaactctttctctccgtaattatttaccacattctggtggaatcaacgctggcatcgtcagttaggagagaaagagttaaatcttgGTCCGCAAAGCTCATTTGTTTATATGGCCAACGGTAAACGAGGGGTGGTCAGTTCTTCAACTTACTTTTTTGTTCCGTTGAATGACAACTATCGGCCTTATTGatcgttaatttttttttaaataaaaaagagctCATATCAACAAGGGGAGGAAAGCAATCCTaagcaatttaaaataattgtgcTTTACTTTTTCCTGCTAGAGCTCTCTAGAATTAGAAAGATGTAAAAGGATGCGTTTACATGTGATAcgtaatatacaaaaaaaaaaagatttaaaaaaaaatgttggatgtatttttaaattatcaatagAGATTTTTTTCGTTTCTAAAAGTACCCAACTCGTTTTATAATCAATAATATtgtgaatcaatttttttaaattttcgcGATGTCATGACCCAATGACATTATACAATACAAAACAAACTGTCTAGTACAACACTGCTGCTCTTCCTTATGTGACATTTACGACGCCCGTTACATCGGCCACAAAATGTTGTGCCCAATGGAAACGAGGCTCTATGGTTCTATAAAGTAACGTGGGCTGAAGTTTAGAGAGGGGGGCCGGATTGCATCACTTCACGATCCAGATATGGCCCGCGGACCGTAGGCTGTCCATCACTTTATTCAAGTTATAGAGCCCAGGCTAAAGACGCAATAAATTAGAGAAGGCCTTTAGATTGGCAATACCGGCTGATGAGCTTTAGGTTATACCGTGAACGCAAAACGTGTGTAAGccatgtgtgtctgtgtgagtgtAGGGGGGGGTACCtcatgtttatgtgtgtgtgtgtgtgtgtgtatgtaatgaCTATCGATAAAATTACAGCGTCCAACTCGACCACAAACATCGAAGAGGCCTACATCCATTAGCTCCTCAAGCTCAGAACCATAAGTCAAAATCTGCTCTCGCTGTAATCCTCTATGACGCCATCCAACGTTACGTCACTgcgttcagaaaaaaaagtgttcgcACCTCGCTGCACCCTTTCAatcaaataaattgtactttataGGGGGTAAGGGGGAGGTGCAACTTTGGTGTGAAGTCCATACAGtacttcatttttaaaaaaacaactcacatTTCAGAACCTGCGGTAGGAGTCTAGAAATCGCTCATttcatatttaatgttttgatcTTTTGTTTCCAATGGACAACACACCCATTGTATATCGTgtttatcatatatatatatatatatatatatatatatatatatatttatatctatatagtaTTATTAAATGTCTTATTGTTAAggaaaacaatatttgtttctttattttagttttcttttacaGGTTCCcgatgttctttcagaattgaagattttaaaattgttaaccTCAATAGTCGGATTGTCGGTTAAACATTTTTAGGAGtcattttagtaaaaaaaaacaaaaagtcacaAGGGCCAACTGAAATTCTTTGAACTAAATTTCAACAAAGTTCAAATTTTAGAATgtctacatcttatcttataaagtacagacGTTCTTTATAGACAAGAAGATCATTACGTCCCACGTCCTCGCGTTAATCTAGTCGTGCCtgttaattagatctagattctagaggcttaaactctgctaagacatttggttttcctgactggtTCGACTCATAAGCAGATCCGAGTAGACCAGACCGAAAGGACGCATGGTGGGAGCTCTGCCGTGCGGAACAGGCAGTTCTAGCCCAGTTCCCGAGTCAAGCACTGTCCAATAGGCGCGTACTTTGGACGGTGGAAGGAGAACCACGACACACGGTGCCACTACTGCGTCGAGGACGACGAGACAATAgagcacattctttatgaatgccGATCTCTGCATGAGGGACGATCGGGACAAgggattgagagagagaatactGGGCCATGTGCGGCAAAGggtctgtccttgtacggggataaggcgaccttacaactcactgcccgcttcctcttccgtgctctaagggagtaattctctGAATAGTTCGCTACTAATGAGATTTCTGATTCCCTATGAAATTCGCCTATGACCGATCTATGAGCGCTTGCAACTGTTTTGAAGTAAGTCTCTAATTCATTAGATACGTCAACAttttagattttgattttattattatagcttttatatagcgctactttcatgcttatagcatattcagagcgcttttggtccaatctcatttgttttaccagtggggggggggggggagggggtatctaggagtttgttttccttgctgcctttaggcgctcagtaaacgcaactctgcccgagtcgggtgtcggtagccaagccaagatctaagtctagtaggcctacaaaggttgaaaaaaaatagctatAGCATTATTTTGGGGGTTGTCTAAATTAGATTGGTTTAATACATTATTTCCAATCATTCATCGATCTAGATCAGGCTTTCTATTTATCACCTTTTATAAATGTCTGGACATTGTTTGCTTTTATAGACGTCTCGATGTTGCCGCCATCTTGTCTTATTCTATGTTCAATAGATGcgcaaattagatctagatctagaagcaaTGTCGTAAGTCTTTTGAACgcaacaaaatgtaaacaaaacaaaaatatttaatacttcTAACTTATATATATCAAcgctagtagatctagtagtaatatGTTAAGCCTAAGaatgaatattttttcatttgaaataatgttctataaaaaaaagctatctcTGTAACTAAAAATTCTGAAGTAGTAGTCCTACTAACTAGAcctacactagatctagataggaaaaaatgaattggtgtatttttgacatttaaataataataattaatataaactctaaataaatatttcacatTCTTTTCagtcatattttatttgtcccttttaaaaataaaataatctttcttcaacttaaaaaaaaaaagttatatctttggaagaaaaaaagtaaacatagaTTTAGTAGTTCGAATCGGCTTTGTTTACAAAAGCGCACCATCCGCTCGTCTGCGCCTTTGAGTGCGCGATAATTATCCAATAGTCTTCGAGGAGACTAAATTCTGCGTGACTTGTATTGCTTTCTTTGCGAGTTTAGATTTAGcgaaaaaataaacattcaagaTAAATTATTACGCCATCTTAGGGAACTGTCTGATTACTAATTGCCTTAAGTGCCTCAGAATGACAAACTAGTTGCTACTACGATGTTTCACGCGTCTGCAGACAAATTaaatcttgagtttatttaATGGCCCGAACATAATCTCTAagatgtgattttttttatttatttttgctctATCGCAGCAGTACCGGAGTAAAAAGTCTCTGACGTCACGAGTGCTCCGCCGTTACCTGGGTGTTTATGACAAATCTACATCAAAGGGGGCGACTCTTTGCTTACATCCGAGTTTTTTGCCAcccgaaataaaataaaataatagaatcTACGAATTCAACGTAACACTGGCTAGTATGCAAAAGCTACCTGTGAATTGCAGTAAGTAGATTTACCATCAATACTCGCTGTTTTTTTGATAAGCAAGAAAATCAAAAACAGCACCAAACTTTTCGTTAAAAGTCTGCTGTACGTAGACACGTCTGAAATCATTTC contains the following coding sequences:
- the LOC129927495 gene encoding polycystic kidney disease protein 1-like 3; translation: MLASRSSTQILTLHPEITSRTGILTLHPEITSRTGILTLHPEITSRTGILTLHPEITSRTGILTLHPEITSRTEILTLHPEITSRTGILTLHPEITPRTGILTLHPEITPRTGILTLHPEITPRTGILTLHPEITPMTGILTLHPEITSRAGILTLHPEITSRTGILTLHPEITPRTGTLTLHPEITHRTGILTLHPDRRSRPCIQNLHRDITLRSGILTLHLNITSKPGIQTWHPDRRSRPGIQNLH
- the LOC106063694 gene encoding FMRFamide receptor-like, which codes for MYLGSSGGINDTGGDQNCSLPDSREEDVMCCWGTIVAYYVQPVVCVFGIVGNLLNLTILTRRKLQKSFRTLEHSANLCLISLAVSDLMFCIFVFLTAFIPVNFLERDSFLYYYARYSYAVINVFIMESTMLTVAMSLERYMAICHPLRQDLYLTTRRIKYIIVYTYVFSVLFNLPVWWRFEPVTVCAANASIVIPEDGNLSCPCVAADFRPFNSTHSSGFSPAFSSSPPLSASIGAPQPSRYLYRHRRVPLYGSHVAEVSYRIAWAVVGNYVPLLLLVYFNFCLCRKIYRSYTRRKHLGRMDQPRSSSHILTVTLVAIVVLFFILVAPTETIIHVMEMSNSEESSSSEAILNLMQTINFSVNFILYCIISPYFRKTLKYMVLCGCYNIYQVSRNWKKEFETSLM